The Leptospiraceae bacterium genome has a segment encoding these proteins:
- the rplS gene encoding 50S ribosomal protein L19, whose translation MNSQQEVNNQEQLSEGTQEDTTKEKTEHSKIFINGKPIKVKKSPLFEKKKWVDFRPGDTIRVHTIIKEGDKERIQIFEGTVIRIRGEDLNKTFTVRRISHGVGVERTFPYHSPWIANIELVKKGKVRRARLYYLREKIGKSAKVKEVYQ comes from the coding sequence ATGAATAGTCAACAAGAGGTGAATAACCAAGAACAATTATCTGAAGGAACTCAAGAAGACACTACAAAAGAAAAAACAGAACATTCTAAGATTTTCATCAATGGAAAACCCATCAAAGTTAAAAAATCGCCCTTATTTGAAAAAAAGAAATGGGTTGATTTTCGTCCTGGGGACACTATCAGGGTCCACACCATTATAAAAGAAGGAGACAAAGAACGAATCCAAATATTTGAAGGAACCGTTATTCGCATAAGAGGTGAGGATCTTAACAAAACTTTCACAGTTCGTAGAATATCACATGGTGTGGGGGTAGAAAGAACATTTCCCTATCATAGCCCATGGATAGCTAATATTGAATTAGTAAAAAAAGGAAAAGTCCGAAGAGCAAGACTATATTACTTACGAGAAAAAATAGGAAAATCCGCAAAAGTGAAAGAAGTTTATCAATAA
- the trmD gene encoding tRNA (guanosine(37)-N1)-methyltransferase TrmD, with protein MFLFQIITLFPERFEAYFHTGLPKRALKNQIINYRIANLLDFAIVKNKKKIIDGKPFGGGTGMILRIEPVDRALRSFENSYPVIAMTPGGILLTQDFILSLHDELKKNQIHGLTFLSGYYEGFDQRILDHLVDLEVSIGDFVLNSGDLAILCFIDAFMRYLPGFVGKPQSLEEESFSLEYKEEKKLLEYPQYTKPREYKGWKVPEILLSGNHSLIDKWRKEKSLERTNRRKLRWNLNLRGLKNEHRTNE; from the coding sequence ATGTTTTTATTTCAAATCATAACGCTTTTTCCGGAACGTTTTGAAGCTTATTTCCATACAGGTCTGCCCAAAAGAGCCCTCAAAAATCAAATCATTAATTATCGCATAGCCAATCTTCTTGATTTTGCCATAGTCAAAAACAAGAAAAAGATCATTGATGGAAAGCCTTTTGGCGGTGGCACGGGGATGATCTTAAGAATTGAGCCAGTAGATCGAGCTCTACGATCATTTGAGAATTCTTACCCAGTGATTGCTATGACACCAGGGGGAATTTTGTTAACCCAGGATTTTATCTTATCTTTGCATGATGAGTTAAAAAAAAACCAAATCCATGGACTTACTTTTTTGAGTGGTTATTATGAAGGTTTTGATCAAAGAATTTTAGATCACTTGGTTGATCTGGAGGTAAGTATTGGTGATTTTGTTTTGAATTCAGGTGATTTAGCAATTCTATGCTTTATCGATGCATTTATGAGGTATTTACCCGGTTTTGTAGGAAAACCTCAAAGCTTAGAAGAAGAAAGTTTTTCTTTAGAATACAAAGAAGAAAAAAAATTGTTGGAATACCCTCAATATACAAAGCCAAGAGAATACAAAGGTTGGAAAGTTCCAGAAATTTTGTTATCTGGAAATCACAGTCTTATTGACAAGTGGCGTAAAGAAAAAAGTTTGGAAAGAACCAACAGAAGAAAACTTCGATGGAATCTCAATCTTAGGGGTCTTAAAAATGAACACAGAACCAATGAATAG
- a CDS encoding PRC-barrel domain-containing protein: MSKIGLESLIPIGFIQDFFVNKNELIVSTKGDSLQEIEIPFDAFVVQLLGKGRNFKTKQEKKNIQYDVSSEGFIRTSQLLKYRIFKIRILERVIRKKRMGLFIEFYEPLPDTIIGSWVCIPIQVLEQKDELYFFKIKNKEVYDTKGNLIGNVFDYMETSAHGILEIRLIPQLKKKNILVPFVDEFCQIVFHEDTKGVSKIIIKDWEYFLET; this comes from the coding sequence TTGAGCAAAATTGGATTAGAGTCTTTGATCCCTATTGGATTTATCCAAGATTTTTTCGTAAATAAAAACGAACTTATTGTTTCAACCAAAGGTGATTCCCTTCAAGAGATTGAAATTCCTTTTGATGCTTTTGTAGTTCAGTTATTGGGAAAAGGACGAAACTTCAAAACCAAGCAAGAGAAAAAAAACATTCAATATGATGTTTCTTCTGAAGGTTTTATAAGAACTTCTCAATTACTAAAATATCGAATATTTAAAATTCGAATTTTGGAACGTGTTATACGAAAAAAACGCATGGGGTTATTCATCGAGTTTTATGAACCCTTGCCTGATACAATAATTGGAAGTTGGGTTTGTATTCCTATTCAGGTTTTGGAACAAAAGGATGAATTATATTTTTTCAAAATCAAAAATAAAGAGGTTTATGATACAAAAGGGAATCTTATTGGTAATGTATTTGATTACATGGAAACCTCGGCTCATGGCATACTAGAAATCCGACTTATACCACAACTAAAAAAGAAAAATATTTTAGTTCCATTTGTAGATGAATTTTGCCAAATCGTGTTTCATGAAGATACCAAAGGAGTGAGTAAAATCATTATTAAAGATTGGGAATACTTTCTTGAGACTTAA
- a CDS encoding KH domain-containing protein, which yields MRKINPNAVNLEPVKYLDYVIRGLVQHPEEVKIQKVEGTQETIIEIRVHPDDVGKIIGKNGSVIRAIRMIIQAVNNRDKKNYSVEIID from the coding sequence ATGAGAAAAATCAATCCTAATGCAGTAAACTTAGAACCCGTAAAGTATTTGGATTACGTAATTAGAGGATTAGTCCAACATCCTGAAGAAGTGAAAATTCAAAAAGTCGAGGGAACACAAGAAACCATCATAGAAATTCGGGTTCATCCCGACGATGTGGGAAAAATCATTGGAAAAAATGGAAGTGTGATTAGAGCCATTCGTATGATTATTCAAGCAGTTAATAATCGGGACAAAAAAAACTATTCTGTTGAAATCATAGACTAA
- the rpsP gene encoding 30S ribosomal protein S16, translated as MVKIRLHRFGKKKKPIYRIVVVDSRKRRDGKYIESVGFYNPSANEKEILYKVQKERAEYWLNQGAWPTETVLAIFKKAGVVIPNFVLKKEEQKYQARLKSKANQNEKNQS; from the coding sequence GTGGTAAAGATACGATTGCATAGGTTTGGAAAAAAGAAAAAGCCCATTTATCGAATTGTAGTGGTGGATTCGAGAAAAAGAAGAGATGGAAAATACATTGAATCCGTCGGATTTTATAACCCTTCTGCGAATGAAAAAGAAATTCTTTACAAAGTTCAAAAAGAAAGAGCTGAATATTGGTTAAATCAAGGGGCTTGGCCAACTGAAACGGTATTGGCAATTTTCAAAAAAGCAGGTGTTGTTATCCCCAATTTTGTATTAAAAAAAGAAGAACAAAAATACCAAGCTCGGTTGAAATCCAAAGCAAATCAGAATGAGAAAAATCAATCCTAA
- a CDS encoding 4a-hydroxytetrahydrobiopterin dehydratase, which yields MEKLHNQEIEQILQTELKQWQWKDDRLIRTYHFKDFKHALSFMVLCGLKCEQMDHHPDWKNVYNKVFIELYTHSLNGISSKDVELAKYMEGVYQKFMP from the coding sequence ATGGAGAAACTTCATAACCAAGAGATAGAACAAATTTTACAAACTGAACTAAAACAATGGCAATGGAAAGATGATCGTTTAATACGCACGTATCATTTTAAAGATTTTAAACATGCTTTGAGTTTTATGGTATTGTGCGGACTAAAATGTGAACAGATGGATCACCATCCCGATTGGAAAAATGTCTACAACAAAGTCTTCATAGAACTTTATACACATTCGCTAAATGGAATTTCTTCAAAAGATGTCGAATTAGCCAAATATATGGAAGGAGTTTATCAAAAGTTTATGCCTTGA
- a CDS encoding glycerol-3-phosphate dehydrogenase/oxidase: protein MFSLKINTAIQGSEDFDILIIGGGILGLAIAREAAERGHSVGLIEKNDFYCATSASTSKLIHGGLRYLENFEFDLVRESLKERRILMLSASHLVKPLSFLIPVLPWTKPNPFFLFLGLKTYDLLSFDRNRYLPEESYIPNSKFLGKSEIDQILPELRELTKGGFLYYDALNIHPERLALAFLKSAHEKGAKFYNHVEIENFLVEKNHHLSQLRGVEVKDTLTGKTATFKAKVFVNATGPWADLLLSRIFGQPVKILKRSTGIHFLTKPIWNVKSAVLLRTKSKRHFFIIPWLDFSLIGPTDTPFDGDPDDLQPTKEEIETFIQEINQTFEKKMITKEQIQDVIIGIRPLLYSQNQTYLATRKHQVFSHKKDGWKGLFSVVGGKWTTARKIGEDVLQEIYMEFPEFQRTSKNVDTSILPLFGSPGYSNPFSVYEDFALKEFKIKEINSEQHKYLISLYGTEHIEILKLIHENPKLAKPIDDSFPNRELYAQVQFAFEYEGARTLEDIVRRRIGYGTYGVPDKNVLTNIAEFVGKSLKWTKTRVKKEVENTLSSYPTEVLKQVKA from the coding sequence ATGTTTTCTTTGAAAATCAATACGGCTATTCAAGGTTCGGAAGACTTTGACATTTTGATCATTGGTGGTGGGATTTTAGGTTTAGCAATTGCTAGGGAAGCTGCTGAACGTGGGCACTCTGTGGGACTAATTGAGAAAAATGACTTTTACTGCGCAACCAGTGCTTCGACTTCAAAACTCATTCATGGAGGATTACGTTATCTAGAAAATTTTGAGTTTGATCTGGTTCGTGAGTCATTGAAAGAAAGAAGGATTTTGATGCTCTCGGCTTCTCATTTGGTAAAGCCTCTTTCTTTTTTAATCCCAGTGTTGCCTTGGACGAAACCAAATCCTTTTTTTCTCTTTTTGGGATTAAAAACTTATGATCTATTGTCTTTTGATCGAAATCGATATTTACCCGAAGAATCCTACATACCGAATTCAAAATTTCTTGGGAAAAGCGAAATCGACCAAATCCTCCCAGAATTAAGAGAGTTAACTAAGGGAGGGTTTTTGTATTATGATGCCTTGAATATCCATCCAGAAAGACTTGCTTTGGCGTTTCTAAAAAGTGCCCATGAAAAGGGAGCAAAGTTTTATAATCACGTAGAGATTGAAAATTTTCTTGTTGAAAAGAATCATCATCTCTCTCAATTAAGAGGGGTCGAAGTAAAAGATACCCTCACGGGAAAAACTGCTACCTTCAAGGCAAAGGTATTTGTAAATGCGACTGGTCCTTGGGCTGATTTGTTGTTATCAAGAATATTTGGCCAGCCCGTCAAGATTCTGAAAAGATCGACGGGGATACACTTTCTTACAAAACCTATTTGGAACGTAAAATCAGCCGTTTTACTTCGAACAAAGTCCAAAAGGCATTTTTTCATCATACCATGGCTTGATTTTTCGTTGATTGGTCCAACGGATACTCCTTTTGATGGAGATCCTGATGATCTTCAACCGACAAAAGAAGAGATTGAAACATTCATTCAAGAAATCAATCAGACCTTCGAAAAAAAAATGATCACAAAAGAACAAATTCAAGATGTCATCATAGGGATTCGACCTTTACTTTACTCTCAAAATCAAACCTATTTAGCGACAAGAAAACATCAAGTTTTCAGCCACAAAAAAGATGGTTGGAAAGGACTTTTCAGTGTCGTAGGGGGAAAGTGGACCACCGCAAGAAAAATCGGAGAAGATGTTCTTCAAGAAATCTACATGGAATTTCCTGAATTCCAAAGAACATCGAAAAACGTTGATACCTCCATTCTTCCTCTTTTTGGTTCGCCTGGATATTCGAATCCATTTTCAGTATATGAAGATTTTGCTTTGAAAGAATTCAAAATCAAAGAAATTAACTCTGAACAACATAAGTATTTGATCTCTCTCTATGGGACTGAGCATATTGAAATATTGAAGCTCATCCACGAAAATCCAAAATTGGCAAAACCCATTGATGATTCATTTCCCAATCGTGAACTTTATGCTCAGGTCCAGTTTGCTTTTGAATATGAAGGAGCTCGAACCTTAGAAGATATTGTAAGAAGAAGAATAGGCTATGGAACCTACGGAGTCCCCGATAAGAATGTTTTAACGAACATAGCAGAATTTGTAGGAAAATCCCTTAAATGGACCAAAACAAGAGTCAAAAAAGAAGTAGAAAATACCCTAAGTAGTTATCCCACTGAAGTATTAAAGCAAGTCAAGGCATAA
- a CDS encoding MaoC family dehydratase, translated as MIKIKYPEIQEKSKSVPFSKEKIIQKEYGRYLDDYHDGDVFIHPRGITITKSFAIEYATTFHEASPLFLSEVYARAHGFRDLLVHPLLVFNITLSLGVQNDSEKAIANLGYYNVQFLKPVYPGDTLRARTKVISKKSKEDKPGIVHVKTIGINQNGEVVIQYERKIMVAPSKEKTNIVEYPKEFPEVLDPQLELPELKLQNIDQSIIANYTLNNTYFEDFEVGQIFVHKNMRTITEEHIAWTYRVGNTHPLHYDRLYSTSLSGPMSGEPIVYGGLVFGWLVGLASRDLTENMIWDLGYTEGYHTQPSFAGDTIGAISRIIGKEEGPIPGTGILQIQLIGVKNIKTIEALDKYGEDLFIKENDKKDLGKEKIPNKIFEIERKVLIKKRM; from the coding sequence ATGATAAAAATAAAATATCCTGAAATCCAAGAAAAATCCAAAAGTGTTCCCTTTTCCAAAGAAAAAATCATACAAAAGGAATATGGAAGGTATTTGGATGATTATCATGATGGGGATGTTTTCATTCATCCAAGAGGAATCACAATAACTAAAAGTTTTGCTATCGAATATGCTACTACCTTTCATGAAGCTTCTCCTCTATTTTTGAGTGAAGTTTATGCGAGAGCTCATGGTTTTCGTGATCTGTTGGTTCATCCTCTTTTGGTGTTTAATATTACTTTGTCGTTGGGAGTTCAAAACGACTCAGAAAAAGCGATTGCTAACTTGGGATACTACAACGTTCAGTTTTTGAAACCAGTATATCCTGGGGATACCCTTCGTGCTAGAACAAAAGTGATCTCCAAAAAATCAAAAGAAGACAAACCCGGAATTGTTCATGTTAAAACAATTGGCATAAATCAGAATGGAGAAGTAGTAATACAATACGAGCGAAAAATCATGGTAGCTCCATCCAAAGAAAAAACCAATATTGTAGAATATCCTAAAGAATTTCCTGAGGTTCTTGATCCACAATTAGAACTACCAGAATTGAAACTTCAGAATATTGATCAAAGCATTATTGCTAATTATACTTTAAATAACACTTATTTTGAAGATTTTGAGGTAGGTCAAATTTTCGTTCATAAAAACATGAGGACGATCACAGAAGAACACATTGCATGGACCTATCGGGTAGGAAATACTCATCCCTTACACTATGATCGCTTATATTCAACAAGTCTGAGTGGACCAATGAGTGGTGAACCGATCGTATATGGAGGATTGGTCTTTGGTTGGTTGGTGGGACTTGCATCCCGGGATCTTACGGAAAACATGATTTGGGATTTGGGTTACACAGAAGGATATCATACCCAACCTTCTTTTGCGGGAGATACCATTGGAGCAATATCACGAATTATAGGAAAAGAAGAAGGACCCATTCCCGGAACAGGAATACTTCAGATACAGCTCATAGGGGTCAAAAACATCAAAACAATCGAAGCTTTAGACAAATATGGAGAAGACTTGTTCATAAAAGAGAATGACAAAAAGGATTTAGGAAAAGAAAAAATCCCCAACAAAATTTTCGAGATTGAAAGAAAAGTTTTGATTAAAAAGCGAATGTAA